TAGCGGCGCCGTGCAGATCACGGTCTACCCGCACGCTCAACTGGCGACCGAAAAGACCATCGTGACCGCGCTTCGCTCCGGGACCGTCGACATGGGGCTGGCGGCGGTGAGCTTCTGGACGAGCCTTATTCAGGGGATTGACGCGCTGGGCTGGCCGTACGTGGTCACCAGCTGGAAGCAGGCGTCGGCGATCGGGGCCAACGACGCCGTCAACGCGTACTACCGGTCGGTCTTCAGCAAAGAAGGCGTCGTGTTTATCGCGGCTCTGCCGTACACGTGGAAGGAGCTGCCGAGCACGAGGCCGGTGACGGGTCCCGGGGATCTTCGCGGGATGAAGATTCGGACCGCGGGCGGAACGGGCACGACGTTCCTGCCACTATTCGGCGCGGTGGCGCCGGTGCTGAGCAATTCCGAGCTGTATCAGGCGCTCCTGACGCACACCGTGCAGGCCGCCAATCTCTCGACGAGTCAGACGATTTCCTTGAAAGTGTATGAGGTCGCGAAATA
This window of the bacterium genome carries:
- a CDS encoding TRAP transporter substrate-binding protein; translation: MSTASPVSTKITLNLADVLPDSDPGTLALNNFARLVAANTSGAVQITVYPHAQLATEKTIVTALRSGTVDMGLAAVSFWTSLIQGIDALGWPYVVTSWKQASAIGANDAVNAYYRSVFSKEGVVFIAALPYTWKELPSTRPVTGPGDLRGMKIRTAGGTGTTFLPLFGAVAPVLSNSELYQALLTHTVQAANLSTSQTISLKVYEVAKYFTMYNLYMIWLPVFINQGAWEKLTKPEQDVMLRAGLEMVRQHIAGAANTQAEQQQLLVRNGVHITTIDDFTPWKQIVAPAIKQKQATSEVARQLLDLAAKATGTQ